In Rhizobium oryzihabitans, one DNA window encodes the following:
- a CDS encoding ABC transporter ATP-binding protein produces the protein MSSVLSVRDMVVDFDGYIALDSVSIDVAEGESFGIVGESGSGKSTLLRAIAGLNHFDEGSLMVAGRSYSGKHRDKSFYSDVQMVFQDPYGSLHPRQTVDALLLEPLVIHGLDNREQRIARALDEVGLGTGFRFRYSHQLSGGQRQRIAIARALIVEPKILLLDEPTSALDASIQAEILNLLEQARKDRNLTFVMVSHDLGVISHMCDRLAVMKSGKVVEMLEAEALESREFSADYTRQLLVASEGFKRA, from the coding sequence ATGAGTTCAGTTCTTTCCGTTCGCGACATGGTGGTCGATTTCGACGGTTACATCGCGCTCGACAGCGTCAGCATCGATGTGGCCGAGGGTGAATCCTTCGGCATCGTCGGCGAATCCGGTTCCGGCAAGTCGACACTGCTGCGCGCCATTGCCGGCCTTAATCATTTCGATGAAGGCTCCTTGATGGTGGCCGGGCGCTCCTATTCCGGCAAGCACCGCGACAAGAGCTTTTATAGCGATGTGCAGATGGTGTTTCAGGACCCCTATGGCTCGCTTCACCCGCGCCAGACGGTGGATGCGCTGCTGCTCGAACCGCTGGTCATCCACGGACTCGACAATCGCGAGCAGCGCATTGCCCGGGCATTGGACGAGGTGGGTCTCGGCACCGGCTTCCGTTTCCGGTATTCGCACCAGCTTTCCGGCGGCCAGCGGCAGCGTATCGCCATTGCGCGTGCGCTGATCGTCGAGCCGAAAATCCTGCTGCTGGATGAGCCGACTTCGGCGCTCGACGCCTCCATTCAGGCGGAAATCCTCAACCTGCTGGAACAGGCCCGCAAGGACCGCAATCTCACCTTCGTCATGGTCAGCCACGATCTCGGTGTCATCAGCCATATGTGCGATCGCCTTGCGGTGATGAAAAGCGGCAAGGTGGTGGAAATGCTGGAAGCCGAGGCGCTGGAAAGCCGCGAATTCAGCGCGGATTATACAAGGCAGCTGCTGGTGGCGAGCGAGGGCTTCAAGCGCGCTTGA
- a CDS encoding LysR family transcriptional regulator, with protein sequence MQLRALMYFDELVRTNSMRAAAENLNVAPTAVSRQIENLEYYFGSPLVERSSRGVKLTAAGELLAARAGKTLRELDHVHQLIDDLKGLQRGRVTVYANGATVANLLAPVLAQFSLKYPQLRFEVHITSARQAMEALGAAEADLVVSLFAPKVSGVKVRSRTRISYDAIFPAGHALAAQAEVSLKELASLPLALPDKSFAARQAFDTLFADAGVELDPVFITSSLEMLKELVLGHAAATLLPALSVAREIRSGQMVAVPLAGKKGIHTQIDLCVAPDRQLSFAASKLADFIERFMREATAG encoded by the coding sequence ATGCAATTGCGCGCATTGATGTATTTCGACGAACTGGTCCGCACCAATTCCATGCGCGCCGCGGCGGAAAATCTGAATGTCGCACCAACGGCGGTCAGCCGCCAGATCGAGAATCTCGAATATTATTTCGGCTCGCCGCTGGTTGAGCGCTCCAGCCGGGGCGTGAAGCTGACGGCTGCGGGGGAACTGCTGGCCGCCCGCGCCGGCAAGACGTTGCGGGAACTCGACCATGTGCACCAGCTGATCGACGATCTGAAAGGCCTGCAGCGCGGCCGGGTCACGGTCTATGCCAATGGCGCGACGGTGGCGAACCTTCTGGCACCGGTGCTGGCACAGTTCAGCCTTAAATATCCGCAACTGCGCTTCGAGGTCCATATCACCAGCGCACGCCAGGCGATGGAAGCCCTAGGGGCGGCAGAGGCTGATCTGGTCGTCAGCCTTTTTGCGCCAAAGGTCTCCGGCGTGAAGGTGCGCTCGCGCACCCGCATCAGCTATGACGCGATCTTTCCCGCCGGCCATGCTCTTGCTGCGCAGGCGGAAGTTTCGCTGAAGGAACTGGCCAGCCTGCCGCTCGCCCTGCCGGACAAGAGTTTTGCTGCGCGTCAGGCCTTCGATACGCTGTTTGCGGATGCGGGCGTCGAGCTTGATCCCGTCTTCATCACCAGCTCGCTGGAAATGCTTAAGGAGCTGGTGCTGGGCCACGCCGCAGCCACGTTGCTGCCGGCGCTTTCGGTGGCGCGTGAAATCCGCAGCGGCCAGATGGTTGCCGTTCCCCTTGCCGGCAAAAAGGGCATTCACACCCAGATCGATCTCTGCGTTGCGCCCGACAGGCAATTGTCCTTTGCCGCCTCCAAGCTTGCCGATTTCATCGAGCGCTTCATGCGTGAAGCGACAGCGGGGTAA
- a CDS encoding ABC transporter substrate-binding protein, which translates to MPRTYLSQAATLSRRAALGLALSTALWLPLSMTTAEAAPKTALTLGMAVEPAGLDPTIAAPVAIGQVTWQNVFEGLVKIDREGKVKPQLAESWEISPDGKTYTFKLRKGVTFHDGEAFDSAVAKFALDRARGESSVNPQKRFFAAIDSIETPDAATLVLKLKQPAGSLLYWLGWPASVMVAPKSAENNRTTPVGTGPFKFVAWAKGDKVELQKNDAYWDKAVSVKLEKATFRFVSDPQAQAAALKSGDIDAFPEFGAPELMTSFDGDARLGTFVGNTELKVVAGMNNARKPFDDKRVRQALMMAVDSGTVIEGAWSGFGTAIGSHYTPNDRGYIDTTGVHPFDIDKAKALLAEAGYPDGFNFTIKAPQMAYAQRTSQILQAMFAELGVTMTIETTEFPAKWVADVLKGANYDMTIVAHAEPMDIDIYARDPYYFNYKNPAFNEVVANVEKTADAGEQEKLYGEAQKILAEDVPALFLFVMPKLGVWDKKVKGLWENEPIPSNVLTDVHWEE; encoded by the coding sequence ATGCCACGCACTTATCTTTCGCAGGCGGCAACGCTTTCGCGCCGCGCCGCGCTGGGCCTCGCATTGAGCACGGCGCTCTGGCTGCCGCTTTCGATGACGACTGCCGAGGCAGCGCCGAAAACCGCGCTGACGCTTGGCATGGCCGTCGAGCCGGCCGGTCTCGATCCGACCATCGCCGCCCCCGTCGCCATCGGCCAGGTCACCTGGCAGAATGTCTTCGAAGGTCTGGTGAAAATCGACCGCGAAGGCAAGGTAAAGCCGCAGCTTGCCGAAAGCTGGGAAATTTCCCCTGATGGCAAAACCTATACGTTCAAGCTGCGCAAGGGCGTGACCTTCCATGATGGTGAGGCTTTCGATTCCGCTGTCGCGAAATTTGCGCTGGATCGGGCGCGTGGCGAAAGCTCGGTCAATCCGCAGAAACGCTTCTTCGCCGCCATCGACAGTATCGAGACGCCGGATGCCGCAACGCTGGTGCTGAAGCTGAAGCAGCCGGCCGGCAGCCTTCTCTACTGGCTCGGCTGGCCGGCCTCCGTGATGGTGGCGCCGAAAAGTGCGGAGAATAACCGCACCACTCCTGTCGGCACTGGCCCGTTCAAATTCGTGGCCTGGGCCAAGGGCGACAAGGTCGAGTTGCAGAAGAACGACGCCTATTGGGACAAGGCCGTTTCGGTGAAGCTGGAGAAGGCGACCTTCCGTTTCGTCTCCGATCCGCAGGCGCAGGCCGCGGCGCTAAAATCCGGCGATATCGATGCCTTCCCGGAATTCGGCGCACCGGAACTGATGACCTCCTTCGATGGCGACGCGCGCCTCGGCACCTTCGTCGGCAATACCGAGTTGAAGGTCGTGGCCGGCATGAACAATGCCCGCAAGCCTTTTGACGACAAGCGCGTGCGTCAGGCGCTGATGATGGCGGTGGATAGCGGTACTGTCATTGAAGGCGCCTGGTCCGGCTTCGGCACGGCCATCGGCAGCCATTACACCCCGAATGACCGCGGCTATATCGATACGACGGGCGTTCACCCCTTTGATATCGACAAGGCTAAGGCGCTGCTTGCCGAAGCCGGTTATCCGGATGGTTTCAACTTCACCATCAAGGCGCCGCAAATGGCCTATGCCCAGCGCACCTCGCAAATCCTGCAGGCGATGTTTGCCGAACTCGGCGTGACCATGACCATCGAGACCACCGAATTTCCGGCGAAATGGGTGGCGGATGTTCTCAAAGGCGCGAATTACGACATGACCATCGTTGCCCATGCCGAGCCGATGGATATCGATATCTATGCGCGCGACCCCTATTATTTCAATTACAAGAACCCGGCCTTCAACGAGGTCGTGGCGAATGTGGAAAAGACGGCGGATGCCGGCGAGCAGGAAAAGCTCTATGGCGAAGCCCAGAAAATCCTCGCGGAAGATGTGCCGGCTCTCTTCCTTTTCGTCATGCCGAAACTCGGTGTCTGGGACAAGAAGGTGAAGGGGCTTTGGGAAAACGAGCCCATTCCCTCGAATGTGCTGACGGATGTGCATTGGGAAGAGTGA
- a CDS encoding ABC transporter permease: MLAVLIRRLLSLVITLFAVSLIIYVVMGLLPGDPAAIMLGTSASPDTLAALQKQMGLDQPLPLRYLHWLAGVFHGDLGQSYTYGVPVAGLIVERLAVTLPLALLAVCLSVAIAIPLGVAAARSRNGPVDFAAGLFSHVGIAVPGFWVGLLLIIVFSTTLGWMPSGGFPGWQPSFSAGLIALVLPAIALALSQAGVLTRVCRSAVLEVMNEDFVRTARAKGLSERVALWRHAVPNAMIPVVTMIGLQFTFLIAGAVLVENVFNLPGLGRLAYQALTQRDIVVMQSVVLFFSALVIVMNFLVDIAYLFIDPRLRAGAR, encoded by the coding sequence ATGTTAGCCGTCCTCATCCGGCGTCTTTTAAGCCTCGTCATCACGCTGTTTGCCGTTTCCCTCATCATCTATGTCGTCATGGGCCTGCTGCCGGGCGATCCGGCGGCCATCATGCTTGGAACCTCGGCGAGCCCCGATACGCTCGCCGCGCTGCAGAAACAGATGGGCCTCGATCAGCCGCTGCCGTTGCGTTATCTCCACTGGCTGGCCGGCGTGTTTCATGGCGATCTCGGACAATCCTATACCTATGGCGTGCCGGTGGCGGGGTTGATTGTCGAGCGGCTTGCCGTCACCCTGCCGCTTGCGCTGCTGGCCGTCTGCCTTTCGGTGGCCATAGCCATTCCGCTCGGCGTTGCGGCGGCGAGAAGCCGCAACGGGCCGGTGGATTTCGCAGCCGGGCTGTTTTCCCACGTGGGCATTGCCGTGCCCGGCTTCTGGGTCGGACTGCTGCTCATCATCGTCTTTTCCACCACGCTCGGCTGGATGCCGTCAGGCGGTTTTCCCGGCTGGCAGCCGAGTTTTTCGGCCGGTCTCATCGCGCTGGTGCTTCCGGCCATTGCCCTTGCGCTCTCGCAGGCGGGTGTTCTCACCCGCGTCTGCCGCTCGGCGGTGCTGGAGGTGATGAACGAGGATTTTGTGCGCACCGCCCGCGCCAAGGGCCTGAGCGAGCGGGTGGCGCTGTGGCGGCATGCGGTGCCGAATGCGATGATCCCTGTGGTCACCATGATCGGCCTGCAATTCACCTTCCTCATCGCCGGCGCGGTGCTGGTGGAAAATGTCTTCAATCTGCCGGGCCTCGGGCGCCTTGCCTATCAGGCGCTGACCCAGCGGGATATCGTCGTCATGCAGTCCGTCGTGCTGTTCTTCTCGGCGCTGGTCATCGTCATGAATTTTCTGGTCGATATCGCCTATCTCTTCATCGATCCGAGACTGCGGGCAGGTGCGCGATGA
- a CDS encoding ABC transporter permease: protein MMRLIRRRPAFVVGIAVTTFLVAVALLSLVWTPVSPTKMQIAQKLKSPFAYGGLGTDHFGRDVLSMLMAGAWNSLSTSIAAVAIGALIGTAVGVSVAALRGFTETVVMRICDIIFALPPILSAMMLGAFIGTGRFTAIIAIATFMVPVFARLTLGAALQIWSREYVTAATSIGQNRAKITLFHILPNISNQIIVQVTIQLGLAILTEAGLSFLGLGMPPPAATWGRMLADAQTYLGTAPWLAIMPGLAIALAVFGLNLLGDGLRDLLDPRDTS from the coding sequence ATGATGCGACTGATCCGCCGCCGCCCCGCATTCGTTGTCGGCATCGCCGTCACCACCTTTCTTGTCGCGGTTGCGCTGCTCTCGCTGGTCTGGACGCCGGTTTCGCCGACCAAGATGCAGATCGCCCAGAAACTGAAATCGCCCTTTGCCTATGGCGGTCTTGGCACGGACCATTTCGGCCGGGATGTTCTCTCCATGCTGATGGCCGGGGCGTGGAACTCGCTTTCCACCTCCATCGCCGCCGTTGCCATCGGCGCTCTCATAGGCACCGCCGTCGGCGTATCGGTCGCGGCCCTGCGAGGTTTCACCGAAACCGTGGTGATGCGCATCTGCGATATCATTTTCGCCCTGCCGCCGATCCTGTCGGCCATGATGCTCGGCGCTTTCATCGGCACGGGCCGGTTCACCGCCATCATCGCCATCGCCACCTTCATGGTGCCGGTCTTTGCCCGGCTGACGCTGGGGGCGGCCTTGCAGATATGGTCGCGGGAATATGTCACCGCCGCCACCAGCATCGGCCAGAACCGCGCCAAGATCACGCTGTTTCATATCCTGCCGAATATTTCCAACCAGATCATCGTGCAGGTGACGATCCAGCTCGGTCTTGCCATCCTTACCGAAGCGGGGCTTTCCTTCCTCGGTCTCGGCATGCCGCCGCCTGCCGCCACCTGGGGTCGGATGCTTGCCGATGCGCAGACCTATCTTGGGACAGCGCCATGGCTCGCCATCATGCCCGGCCTTGCGATCGCGCTTGCCGTCTTCGGCCTCAATCTTCTCGGCGATGGCCTGCGCGACCTGCTGGACCCGCGCGATACCAGCTGA
- a CDS encoding amidase, whose translation MTDLIDLNTLEILALYRQKKLSPSEYWQAVEARIDAFEPTVNALYAYDPEDARKQALASTERWQKGETLGALDGIPVSLKELIATKGQPVPLGTKAVELVPALEDAPVAARCREDGAILYAKTTCPDYGMLSSGLSSFHKLSRNPWDPTQNPGGSSAGAASAGAAGYGTLHIGTDIGGSVRLPAGWTGLFGFKPSQGRIPVDPYYTGRCAGPMTRTVVDAAYAMATLSRPDWRDGTALPPNNINWMDLEINVKGLKIGLMLDAGCGLPLENEVRDAVLSAAKLFEEAGAIVIPVEPVLTRDMLDGLDDFWRAKFWGDMAALSAERRGAILPYIHEWAEKGADVSGARAVFGFNQTMEMRRSCGRLMQSVDVVISPVNPIVSYPADWASPTNDPERPFEHIAFTVPWNMSEQPASSINCGFSKSGMPIGLQIVGPRYEDLFVLKLSKAFEDWGGGVRRWPEPPERR comes from the coding sequence ATGACCGATCTCATAGACCTCAACACGCTCGAAATCCTGGCGCTTTACCGGCAAAAGAAGCTATCGCCATCGGAATATTGGCAGGCGGTAGAGGCCCGCATCGACGCATTCGAGCCCACGGTGAACGCGCTTTACGCCTATGATCCCGAGGATGCCCGCAAACAGGCGCTGGCCTCGACGGAGCGCTGGCAAAAAGGGGAAACGCTCGGCGCGCTCGATGGGATTCCGGTCTCGCTGAAGGAACTCATCGCCACCAAAGGCCAGCCGGTTCCGCTTGGCACCAAAGCGGTGGAACTGGTGCCGGCTCTGGAAGACGCGCCGGTCGCCGCCCGCTGCCGCGAGGACGGCGCGATCCTTTACGCCAAGACGACCTGCCCGGATTACGGCATGTTGTCATCAGGCCTTTCCAGTTTCCACAAGCTCAGCCGCAACCCGTGGGACCCGACGCAGAACCCCGGCGGCTCCAGCGCCGGTGCGGCCTCTGCCGGTGCTGCGGGTTACGGCACGCTGCATATCGGTACGGATATTGGCGGCTCGGTGCGCCTGCCGGCCGGATGGACGGGCCTGTTCGGCTTTAAGCCCAGCCAGGGCCGCATACCCGTCGATCCCTATTATACCGGCCGCTGCGCCGGGCCGATGACCCGCACGGTTGTCGATGCCGCCTATGCGATGGCCACACTTTCCCGCCCGGACTGGCGTGATGGCACCGCGCTGCCGCCCAACAATATCAACTGGATGGACCTCGAAATTAATGTGAAGGGCCTGAAGATAGGTCTGATGCTGGATGCCGGCTGCGGACTGCCTTTGGAGAACGAGGTGCGCGATGCCGTGCTCTCTGCCGCCAAACTGTTCGAAGAGGCAGGCGCCATCGTCATCCCGGTCGAGCCGGTGCTGACGCGGGACATGCTGGACGGGCTGGACGATTTCTGGCGGGCGAAGTTCTGGGGTGACATGGCGGCATTGAGCGCGGAGCGGCGCGGCGCGATCCTTCCCTATATTCATGAGTGGGCGGAAAAGGGCGCCGATGTCTCCGGCGCGCGCGCCGTTTTCGGTTTCAACCAGACCATGGAAATGCGTAGGAGTTGCGGACGGTTGATGCAGTCGGTTGATGTGGTGATTTCACCCGTCAATCCCATCGTCTCCTATCCGGCCGACTGGGCCTCGCCTACCAACGATCCCGAGCGGCCTTTCGAGCATATCGCCTTCACCGTCCCTTGGAACATGTCGGAGCAGCCGGCATCCTCAATCAATTGCGGCTTCTCGAAATCCGGGATGCCCATCGGATTGCAGATCGTCGGCCCACGCTACGAGGATTTGTTCGTCCTCAAGCTGTCCAAAGCCTTCGAGGATTGGGGCGGCGGCGTGCGGCGCTGGCCGGAGCCGCCGGAGCGCCGATGA
- a CDS encoding DJ-1/PfpI family protein, translating into MPKKILMIAGDFAEDYETMVPFQTLLAVGHTVHAVCPGKKAGQTIATAIHDFEGDQTYSEKRGHNFALNATFADIKVADYDALVIPGGRAPEYLRLNADVLAAVKHFFEVDKPVAAVCHGAQLLAAAGVLKGRTCSAYPACRPEVELAGGTYADIAIDAAVTDGKLVTAPAWPAHPAWLSQFMAVLGK; encoded by the coding sequence ATGCCGAAGAAGATTTTGATGATCGCCGGCGATTTCGCCGAGGATTATGAGACCATGGTGCCGTTCCAGACGCTGCTCGCGGTCGGCCACACGGTGCACGCCGTCTGCCCCGGCAAGAAGGCGGGCCAGACGATCGCGACCGCCATCCATGATTTCGAGGGCGACCAGACCTATTCGGAAAAGCGCGGCCACAATTTCGCGCTCAACGCCACCTTCGCCGATATCAAGGTTGCCGATTACGATGCGCTGGTCATTCCGGGCGGCCGCGCGCCGGAATATCTGCGGCTCAATGCGGATGTGCTGGCCGCCGTGAAGCACTTTTTCGAGGTCGACAAGCCGGTGGCGGCCGTCTGCCATGGTGCGCAATTGCTGGCGGCTGCGGGTGTCCTCAAAGGCCGCACCTGCTCGGCCTATCCGGCCTGCCGCCCCGAGGTGGAACTGGCGGGCGGCACCTATGCCGATATCGCCATCGACGCGGCGGTGACCGACGGCAAGCTGGTGACGGCGCCCGCATGGCCCGCCCATCCGGCATGGCTTTCGCAGTTCATGGCGGTGCTTGGCAAATAA
- a CDS encoding ribbon-helix-helix domain-containing protein — MCKLFIKADPALWESHTRSLRIDGMVTSVRLENFFWTTLDEIARRDGMNSVQLIAKLYNESIDAGHDLGNFTSFLRVCCGRYLALQLSGDIPARSDVPIAALDADSILDAEKVNYH, encoded by the coding sequence ATGTGCAAGCTTTTCATCAAGGCGGACCCGGCACTTTGGGAAAGCCACACCCGGTCTTTGCGGATCGACGGCATGGTCACGAGTGTGCGGCTTGAAAACTTCTTCTGGACCACGCTGGACGAGATTGCACGCCGCGATGGCATGAACAGCGTGCAGCTCATCGCCAAGCTTTATAATGAATCGATCGATGCCGGGCACGATCTCGGCAACTTCACCTCTTTTTTGCGGGTCTGCTGCGGACGCTATCTGGCCTTGCAGCTTTCCGGCGATATTCCGGCGCGCAGCGACGTTCCGATTGCCGCGCTGGACGCCGACAGCATCCTCGATGCGGAGAAGGTGAATTACCACTAG
- a CDS encoding ABC transporter permease: MTDATIAAPAVAATPVQSALADIWKQFRAHKGGVAGLFVFIFILLAVFVGPYIHTVAPNAINVRERNQWPSLAHPFGTDNLGKDMLAQVLAGGRISLAVGITAMLLALFLGTLVGVLSGYFRRLDGPLMRLTDLFLALPLLPLLLVILMLFRDTLRAAFGPETGIFILIVFVIGITSWMHTARIVRGDVLTIKSQEFIMAAKSSGMREYRIILRHILPNVLSSIMVSATLGIASAIITESALSFLGLGFPSDFPTWGRLLFDGANFLQLTPSRVLWPGLAISLTVLSVNYIGDAVRDALDPRALKS, from the coding sequence ATGACTGACGCCACCATCGCAGCGCCGGCCGTCGCCGCCACGCCCGTGCAATCGGCACTTGCCGATATCTGGAAACAGTTTCGCGCCCATAAGGGCGGCGTGGCGGGCCTGTTCGTTTTCATCTTCATTCTGCTTGCGGTCTTTGTCGGCCCCTATATCCACACCGTCGCGCCAAACGCCATCAATGTGAGGGAGCGCAACCAGTGGCCGTCGCTGGCGCATCCCTTCGGCACCGACAATCTGGGCAAGGACATGCTGGCGCAGGTTCTGGCCGGCGGGCGCATCTCGCTTGCCGTCGGCATCACCGCCATGCTGCTGGCGCTGTTTCTCGGCACGCTGGTGGGGGTACTGTCTGGTTATTTCCGAAGGCTTGACGGGCCGCTGATGCGGCTGACGGACCTGTTCCTCGCCCTGCCGCTGCTGCCGCTGCTGCTTGTCATCCTCATGCTGTTTCGCGATACGCTGCGCGCGGCCTTCGGGCCGGAAACCGGCATCTTCATCCTGATCGTCTTCGTGATTGGGATAACCAGCTGGATGCATACCGCGCGTATCGTGCGCGGCGATGTGCTGACGATTAAAAGCCAGGAATTCATCATGGCGGCGAAATCGAGCGGCATGCGCGAATACCGCATCATTCTGAGGCATATATTGCCGAATGTGCTGAGTTCGATCATGGTCTCGGCCACGCTCGGCATTGCATCAGCCATCATCACGGAATCGGCGCTGTCCTTCCTCGGCCTCGGATTTCCGTCGGACTTTCCGACCTGGGGACGGCTGCTGTTCGACGGCGCCAACTTCCTGCAGCTGACGCCATCGCGCGTCCTGTGGCCGGGACTGGCAATCTCGCTGACGGTTCTGAGCGTCAATTACATCGGCGATGCGGTGCGCGATGCGCTTGATCCAAGGGCGCTGAAGAGCTGA
- a CDS encoding ABC transporter permease, translating into MFTFTLRRLAFAVPTLLVISFVIFALLDLAPNDPTGDLPLTIPPEVREQIRASLGLDQPFFIRYLMWLQQFFINEPLNLIEKLTGWQIGDGNRMRVLSWATRSPVVDLVIQRMPQTLWVVGLAYLFGALLAIPIGVISAYKQYSIFDQIGTFVSMVGYSVPTFFTGVLLVVIFSSYLQWFPSVYDTNLQVTDWGSFVAQIKQMFLPVLVLTLYNVSQISRFVRASMLDNLHQDYVRTARAKGVKEKSVLLVHVLRNSLIPVVTVIALGVPTIFSGAIITEQIFRVNGLGQLLITAVQGADIPLVQTLTFIFAVLIVLFNLIADVLYGILDPRIRYD; encoded by the coding sequence ATGTTTACCTTTACGCTCCGGCGGCTAGCCTTTGCCGTACCGACGCTGCTCGTCATCAGCTTCGTCATCTTCGCGCTGCTCGATCTTGCGCCGAATGACCCGACCGGCGACCTGCCGCTCACCATCCCGCCTGAAGTTCGCGAGCAGATCCGCGCCTCGCTTGGCCTCGACCAGCCTTTCTTCATCCGTTACCTGATGTGGCTGCAGCAATTCTTCATCAACGAGCCGCTGAACCTTATTGAAAAACTCACCGGCTGGCAGATCGGCGATGGCAATCGCATGCGTGTGCTGTCCTGGGCAACGCGCAGCCCGGTGGTTGATCTCGTCATCCAGCGCATGCCGCAAACGCTCTGGGTGGTCGGCCTCGCCTATCTTTTCGGGGCGCTTCTGGCGATCCCGATCGGCGTCATTTCCGCCTACAAGCAATATTCGATTTTCGACCAGATCGGCACCTTCGTCTCGATGGTCGGTTATTCGGTTCCCACCTTCTTCACCGGCGTGCTGCTGGTCGTCATCTTCAGCTCTTATCTGCAATGGTTCCCTTCCGTCTATGACACCAACCTGCAGGTGACGGACTGGGGAAGCTTCGTCGCGCAGATCAAACAGATGTTCCTGCCGGTTCTGGTGCTGACCCTCTACAATGTCTCGCAGATCAGCCGCTTCGTGCGGGCCTCCATGCTGGACAATCTGCATCAGGATTATGTGCGCACCGCACGGGCAAAGGGCGTGAAGGAAAAATCCGTTCTGCTCGTTCACGTGCTGCGCAACAGCCTCATCCCGGTCGTCACCGTCATCGCACTCGGCGTGCCGACGATCTTTTCAGGCGCCATCATTACCGAGCAGATCTTCCGCGTGAACGGGCTTGGCCAGTTGCTGATCACCGCCGTTCAGGGCGCGGATATTCCGCTGGTGCAGACGCTGACCTTCATTTTCGCGGTGCTTATCGTGCTCTTCAACCTGATTGCCGACGTTCTGTACGGCATTCTCGACCCGAGGATCCGCTATGACTGA